In a genomic window of Limisphaera ngatamarikiensis:
- a CDS encoding TPR end-of-group domain-containing protein — MSTIEYPDRHRLLAALGWMELGRPDEAERELEPLLRRPQPHPDVLELQWSILAAQQRWAEAVTVAEALVRLVPDRASGWLHRAYALRRAPQGGLEKAWAALLPAAAHFPRELLVAYNLSCYACQMGRLDEARQWLRRAFELGDRDEVKQMALQDPDLEPLRSEVEQW, encoded by the coding sequence ATGAGTACGATCGAGTACCCGGACCGTCATCGGTTGCTGGCCGCCCTTGGCTGGATGGAGCTGGGTCGGCCGGATGAGGCGGAGCGCGAACTGGAACCTTTGTTGCGGCGCCCACAGCCGCATCCGGACGTATTGGAACTGCAGTGGTCCATCCTCGCCGCCCAACAGCGGTGGGCCGAGGCTGTGACGGTGGCGGAAGCACTGGTGCGGCTGGTGCCCGATCGCGCCAGTGGGTGGTTGCATCGGGCGTACGCGTTGCGTCGGGCGCCGCAGGGAGGCCTAGAAAAGGCGTGGGCGGCTCTTCTGCCGGCTGCAGCTCATTTTCCGCGCGAACTGCTGGTGGCGTACAACCTCTCCTGTTACGCCTGCCAGATGGGGCGTTTGGACGAGGCCCGCCAATGGTTGCGCCGCGCCTTCGAACTGGGCGACCGGGACGAGGTCAAGCAGATGGCCCTTCAGGATCCCGATCTGGAGCCGCTCCGTTCGGAGGTGGAGCAGTGGTAG